The Spiroplasma litorale nucleotide sequence AATTAACATCAGAAACTGGAGTTGCTTCAACATCAGTTTTATTTGTAATTGCAATATTGATTAGTGCCTTAATAAAATTTCTAGAATATTATCATGTTAAAAAAGCTATAAATGATGATATTAGACAAATTAACCTTGTTAAAAAAGAAAAAGTATGAAAAGATTTTATTATTGTTTATTATATATCGATAGCGTCTTGATTTTTGGGCTTACTATTTATTTTTATTAATATGATTTTGAAATAGAGGTATTTATGAAAAAAGTTGAATGATTAATAAATAGTAAATTAGGAAATTTGTATACAGCAAGGTTTTTAAAATCTAAACATGTAAATATGGTTTCTGAAACTGACTATTTAGCGCGATTAAAAAGTGTGTGTAAAGCAACTTTTAGTATGCCCTTTCAGTTCATATGGTTTTTATTTTATGTTTATGCAGCTTTTATTGCATCTAAACAATATGGTTATGCAATTTCAAATGGTGTTGAAGATGCTTGATTATACAGTGATCAAATAAATCTATTGAATCTTTTAGCTGGAATTCAAGTTTATCATATGATAATTTTAGCAACCGTAATAATAGTAATGCTAAACATGACTTTAGGTAAAGGCACAACAATATTTGTTACAATTTTTAATGCTTTATACATTTGTGAATTATTATTTTATGCAAGTTTAATTTTTATATTTGATTGAGTAGGGTTAATTCACAAATTCTCAGATGTTTCAGAGTTCCTTAAAGCGTTGCAAACACAATGGATTTGAATTTTTGCAATAATAATAGGTATTTTTTCTTTTGTTCCATTGAAAACAATCTTTGTTGATTTAAATATGTGAAAAAGAGAATGGGTAAGAATTGATAGATATCGTAAAACTGAAGATCGAGAAAATGCATTCATATTTAAAACTTGAGTTACTAAAGGGGAAATTAAAGCTAGAATATTAATGATTACAACAGGTTGACTATGTATATTGATTGCAAGTGTATTTCAATTATTTGATATTTTTATGACTACAGATTTTCAAGTTCTTAAATATGTTATTTTATTTTTTGGTTACTTTGTATTTGTGTCTGCTTATGTAATTCCATATAATATATATAGTGTTGCATTTTATTGATTAAATTTTGCATTATTATTTGGTTTATTATGTTACAGCCTTTATGTTATTGAAAATGTTGCTTGAAAAGATGAACAATATTATAAGTATTTATTAGCTTTAGTTATAATACCTTTTATAATAAGTTTGAGATCTGCAATTTATTATACTTGGTCTTTAAAAGGAAGACATGAAATTAAAGCCGTAACTATTAATCTTTTTGAAAATGAAGGTGATTTCGAAAAATACTTAGAAGAAGAAAAAATTAAACAAAGTGACGACATAATATAGAGGAGAAAAAACTTGGAAAATTTTAAATCAGGATTTATAAGCATAGTTGGTAGACCAAATGTGGGTAAATCAACATTACTTAACACAATTTTAGGTAAAAAAATATCTATAGTAACAAACAAAGCGCAAACTACTAGAAACAAAATTAATGGTATATTGACCAAAGATGATTTCCAGGCAGTATTTTTAGATACGCCCGGTATACACACGCCTAAGCATGAACTAGGTAAATTTATGAATAAGGTAGCTCTATCATCTGTTAAGGGAGTTGATGTAATATTATTTTTAGCACCAGCTGATGAAGTTATAGGTGAAAATGACAAATTTATATTAAAAAATCTTGCTAAAGTTGAGGCACCAGTATTTTTGGTGATTACAAAAACTGATTTAGTTTCAAAAGATCAATTAGATTTAAAAATTAGAAGTTGAAAACAAGAAAATTTTAATTTTAAAGAAGTTATATTAATTTCAAATAATAATTTTGATAGTATATCTAATTTACTTTCGATTATCAAAAACGAACTACCTAGTACAGGAATTAAGTATTATCCAAATGATGACATAACAGACCAACCAGAACGTTTTTTAATCAGAGAAATTATAAGAGAAGAATTGCTATTACAAACAGATAAAGAAGTTCCATTCTCCATTGCTATTCTTATTGATAAACTTGAAGAGGATAAAAGAATTATAAGAATATTAGCCACAATTTACTGTGAAAGAAAATCACAAAAACCAATTATTATTGGAAATAAAGGTAGTAGAATTAAAAATATCGGTATTGAGTCTAGAAAAAAAATTGAAGAATTGTTTGGAAAACAAGTTTATTTAGAACTTTTTGTAAAAATTAAAGAAAATTGAAGAAGTTCCCCATCGTTAATAAAACAACTAGGGTATGATAAAGATACTTATTAGGAATTATAATGAGCACAAACTTAATTAATGGAATTGTAATTGATAACACTGATTATGAAGACTATGCAAAAGTTGTTACTATATATTCAAATTTATACGGTAAATTATCTTTCTATGCTCCAGGAGTTAATAAATCAAATTCAAAGAATAAGAACTCTATTCAATTGTATTGTTTAAGTGAATTTGAAATATTCAAATCACGTACAAAAAATACTTTGAGTAAGTTAAAAACTGGGACCTTATTAGAAAGTTTTTATAAAATATCTAAAAATTATTTAAATTACATATATTCTTCAATTATTTTAAAAGTGCTTTTGCAAATTGATGAAATTTCTTTTAAACATAATCAAATTTTTGAAATTTCATTATTTGCTTTGCGTAATATTTCGAAGGAAAATAACTCTTTTTTAAACTATTTAGTATTTTTATTTGAAGTTTTAAAATTAACAGATTATAGTTTAAAACTAAAAAAATGTGCTAGATGTAGAAAATCTATTAGTATTGTTAGATTTGATTATGTTGAAAATGAACTTATATGCAAAAGTTGTATTAAAAAAGATGAACAAATTCAACCATATTCTTTTTTAGAGTTACTAAGAATTTTTGATACTAAAGAAAAAGATGTGATTGTCAAAATTAAATTTAACACAAATGATTTATTAATTTTACATAGTATACTGGTAGACTTTTTTGAGGATATAATTGGTTTTGATTTAGGACCTATCAAATTGCTTAAATCAAACCCTTCATTCACATATGACAAACAAGTTGCAGATCAATATAAATAACACTTATAGTTGGTTGACATAGTGTTGTATTTATTGTTAAATTACAATTGTATTTACAAATGCAAACTAAGTTTGCGTTTTTTTTATGTAGGAGAATTTAATGGCTTTAGATTTTGAAAAATTAATAGCGCATTTAAAAGCACAGGGATTTATATTTCAAGGTTCTGAAATATATGGTGGACTTGCAAATTCATGGGATTATGGTCCATTGGGTGCTGAATTAAAATATAAATTAAAAAATCAATGATGAAATTTTTTTGTTAGAAGAAATAAATATAACATTGGTATTGATACTTCAATAATATTAAATACAAATGTTTGAAAAGCTTCAGGTCATTTAGGAAATTTTAATGATCCTCTAATTGACTGTAAAAATTGCAAGTCAAGATTTAGGGCTGATAAACTAATTGAAGAAAAGTTTCCAAATGTTAATGCTGGAACTTTTAGCAATGAGGAATTAGAAAATTATATTAAAAAAAATAATATAAAATGTCCTAAATGTAATGAAATAACTTTTACAAATATTAGACAATTTGATCTAATGTTTAAAACTTTTCAAGGACCAATTGAAGACGATACTGCAAAAGTATATTTAAGACCAGAAACAGCACAAGGAATTTTTGTGCAATACAAAAATACACAAAGATCATTGAGAAAGAAACTACCTTTTGGAGTTGGGCAAATTGGTAAGTCATTTAGAAATGAAATTACACCAGGTAATTTTATTTTTCGAACTAGAGAGTTTGAACAAATGGAATTAGAATTTTTCTTTTCGCCTAATGACAAATATAATTGATTTGATCATTGATTAAATGAAGTTAATGAATTTTTAATGAATGAATTAAAAATAAATAAAAATAATTATGTAATACGTGAACATGATAAAGATGAATTATCTCATTATTCTAACAAAACTGTTGACATAGAATACAATTTCCCATTTGGAAGAGGCGAATTATGAGGTATTGCTCACAGATCAAATTTTGATTTATCTCAGCATCAAAAATTTAGTGGAGAAGACTTAAGTTATTTAGATCCTGAAACAAATGAAAAATACATCCCAAATGTAATTGAACCAAGTGTTGGTGTTGAAAGACTAATGCTTGCATTGTTATGTGATGTATTCTATGAAGAAAAAATCAATGAAAATGATACTAGAACAATTCTTAAACTACCTATAAAACTAGCTCCATTTTTAGTAGCGGTATTACCATTACAAAAAAAACAATCTTCATTTTCTATAAACTTGTTTGAAAACTTATTAAAAAATTTTGATGCAACTTATGATGAAACTGGCAACATTGGTAAAAGATATAGG carries:
- the era gene encoding GTPase Era; protein product: MENFKSGFISIVGRPNVGKSTLLNTILGKKISIVTNKAQTTRNKINGILTKDDFQAVFLDTPGIHTPKHELGKFMNKVALSSVKGVDVILFLAPADEVIGENDKFILKNLAKVEAPVFLVITKTDLVSKDQLDLKIRSWKQENFNFKEVILISNNNFDSISNLLSIIKNELPSTGIKYYPNDDITDQPERFLIREIIREELLLQTDKEVPFSIAILIDKLEEDKRIIRILATIYCERKSQKPIIIGNKGSRIKNIGIESRKKIEELFGKQVYLELFVKIKENWRSSPSLIKQLGYDKDTY
- the recO gene encoding DNA repair protein RecO, whose product is MSTNLINGIVIDNTDYEDYAKVVTIYSNLYGKLSFYAPGVNKSNSKNKNSIQLYCLSEFEIFKSRTKNTLSKLKTGTLLESFYKISKNYLNYIYSSIILKVLLQIDEISFKHNQIFEISLFALRNISKENNSFLNYLVFLFEVLKLTDYSLKLKKCARCRKSISIVRFDYVENELICKSCIKKDEQIQPYSFLELLRIFDTKEKDVIVKIKFNTNDLLILHSILVDFFEDIIGFDLGPIKLLKSNPSFTYDKQVADQYK
- a CDS encoding glycine--tRNA ligase, coding for MALDFEKLIAHLKAQGFIFQGSEIYGGLANSWDYGPLGAELKYKLKNQWWNFFVRRNKYNIGIDTSIILNTNVWKASGHLGNFNDPLIDCKNCKSRFRADKLIEEKFPNVNAGTFSNEELENYIKKNNIKCPKCNEITFTNIRQFDLMFKTFQGPIEDDTAKVYLRPETAQGIFVQYKNTQRSLRKKLPFGVGQIGKSFRNEITPGNFIFRTREFEQMELEFFFSPNDKYNWFDHWLNEVNEFLMNELKINKNNYVIREHDKDELSHYSNKTVDIEYNFPFGRGELWGIAHRSNFDLSQHQKFSGEDLSYLDPETNEKYIPNVIEPSVGVERLMLALLCDVFYEEKINENDTRTILKLPIKLAPFLVAVLPLQKKQSSFSINLFENLLKNFDATYDETGNIGKRYRRQDAIGTPFCITVDFDTELDNSVTIRDRDTMNQDRVAIKDINLYLYNKINN